A window from Zingiber officinale cultivar Zhangliang chromosome 7A, Zo_v1.1, whole genome shotgun sequence encodes these proteins:
- the LOC122002919 gene encoding squamosa promoter-binding-like protein 12, which yields MGMAVCSSSEVGDCSFQGSHSASADSSKAKKRIQEISRSVEGFLHNDRVVKSNTSDPCIGTGIENSTSSSYIISSICEKSMLSTYCQVEGCNIDLTTAKDYHRKHRVCEDHAKSPKVSVGGQECRFCQQCSRFHALSEFDQKKRSCRKRLFYHNARRRKPQLGTTSCSSPTLPASLYDDGRQANRMFVRAPFSQMTTRASSIRDHSSSLQHTQTGESSMMKLSKTKGVKRQLIFPSSGLLFNGSAVSHDMSWLLASGVAAAEVPDQGLELNIAFRSDGAPDVHSAYSLLSTKSHTPPNRGTTSNAQFAYANNNNDAARPTLHAFNETKGLATSLPFEQPSSKTSFGTGFFDSSQPG from the exons ATGGGGATGGCTGTGTGTTCTAGCTCAGAAGTGGGTGACTGCTCTTTTCAAGGCTCCCATTCAGCGTCTGCTGATTCTTCCAaggcaaagaagagaatacaagaaATCAGTAGGTCAGTTGAAGGATTCCTTCATAATGACAGGGTTGTCAAATCCAACACCTCAGATCCCTGTATCGGGACTGGTATTGAGAATTCCACTTCTTCAAGTTATATCATCTCATCAATTTGTGAGAAAAGTATGCTGAGCACATACTGCCAAGTAGAAGGCTGCAACATCGACCTCACTACAGCTAAAGATTATCATCGGAAGCATAGAGTTTGTGAAGACCATGCCAAGTCCCCTAAGGTTTCTGTTGGTGGTCAAGAATGCAGGTTTTGCCAACAATGTAGCAG ATTCCATGCTTTGTCAGAGTTTGATCAGAAAAAGCGAAGTTGCCGCAAACGCTTATTTTATCACAATGCACGTCGACGCAAGCCACAGCTAGGTACAACCTCATGCAGTTCTCCAACACTACCTGCATCTCTCTACG ATGATGGACGGCAGGCAAACCGTATGTTTGTTAGAGCTCCATTTAGTCAAATGACAACCAGGGCAAGTTCGATAAGGGATCACTCGAGCAGCTTACAACATACTCAAACCGGCGAATCTTCCATGATGAAGTTGAGTAAAACGAAGGGCGTTAAAAGGCAACTTATTTTTCCTTCCAGTGGTCTATTGTTTAATGGCTCAGCAGTTAGCCATGATATGAGCTGGCTCTTAGCGTCCGGAGTAGCAGCTGCGGAGGTCCCCGATCAAG GCCTAGAACTGAATATCGCATTCCGCTCAGACGGAGCACCAGATGTTCATAGTGCTTACTCTCTTCTGTCAACCAAATCTCATACTCCACCAAACAGAGGAACTACTTCTAATGCTCAGTTTGCATATGCGAATAACAACAACGATGCAGCTCGTCCCACATTGCACGCATTCAACGAAACGAAGGGCCTAGCGACATCACTACCATTCGAGCAACCGTCGTCAAAGACATCCTTTGGCACGGGTTTCTTCGACTCCAGTCAACCAGGTTAA